The sequence TGCCAGGGTTCTTCAGGCTGTTTCTTTGGCTCCATTACAAGGGTGATTCTCAACTCAGGGTGTGTGTTAGAGTCATTCAAGGAGGTACCAGGCTCCTGGCTAGACAGATTAAATCCCCCATCTGGGGTGGGAGGGACCTGGGTCGTAGTATTATTTAATGGCTCACAAGGAAATTTCAATGCACAGTCAGGCGGTGGGCGGCAGCCTGGGGTCGGCAATCCTCGGCTGTTGCCGGTGCTGCCCTTCCTTGCCTGGCAGAGAGCTCTGCCCACAAGCAAGACCCCACTTCCTCTGTCAGTCTCAAAAGTCAGTCCGAGCGGTGTTTCCCCCATCGCCCTGAAGAAAAGATGCCCCTGACAGCTTGCTTAAAATAGACGTgttagcctctcagtcgtgtccaactctttgcaaccccataaactgtagcccaccaggctctactgtccttggaattctccaggcaagaatgctggagtgggttgccatttcctcctctaggggaccttcccgacccagcgatcaaacccgggtctcccgcgtggcaggcggattctttaccatctgagccaccagggaaacacccAGACCCtaacccagacctactgaatcagagctTTGGGGGCAGGGACTTGGTAATGTGTGTAGTTAATGAGCCCCCTGGGTGGCTCCCACCATCACAGTGGTGTGGAAACTCTGCTCTGCTAGAGCCAAGGGGCCGTCCCAGTCACACGCTGGGAAGAGCTGGGGTCCCACCTGCCTCTCCACCTGCCCCTGAGACTCTGACAGGTCAGAGCCGGGGTACTGCCTAGGCGTCGGGAGGGGCAGGGTCCCCGGATGGCTGTGCAGCCGTGCTTGATGCCTGCCGGCTGTGATGTCCTCAGGGGTCGCTGGGATCAGCAGTAGCCACAGCACCCGGGACCTGTTAGAAGCGCCCTTTACAGAGTCCCCCCAGGCCTCAGAGTCAGCATCAGGGGTGGGATTCCTGCACCTGCTGGAAGCAGGTACCCAGACTTGCTCCCAGAAAGCAAGGTCTTCCGTTCTGAGCTGGGGGTGGTGGACCCCAGAGGCCCAGGATCACACTTGCGAAGCCCTGCTCTGGGCTCACCCATGTCTCTTGGGCATTTCAGGTGCCACTCAGGTACAAGTCTAGTCCTAATGCTCTTGTGGGCAGCATGTCGCTGCCACTCTTAAGTCCGTGATGGCAAAACATGTGGCTGCCTTCCAGCTGTAATTCCTGGGCCATGGTTTCTTTCAAGTGAATGAGTACCGTGGTTGGAAATATGTCTTTCAAAGCTTCTGACCTAAGTTTGACTCAGAACACCGTCCCATAGGCAGAGAGGTGCGCGCTGCTCCCGTGGGCTTCCTCCAGGTGTAACCTGTGGCCCTCTGTCTCGCAGGTTCTACCATCAGCCGGTGCTCGCGTGGTCCTCGCAGCCCCTGACCAGCCGCAGCCACGCCTActggaggagaagagagcaggaGGCCCGGGAGGACCCAGGGAGCCGAGGCCCGGTCCCCAGCCTGCCCGCGCATCCGAGGGAGGGTCCCTGGGAAGTTGGAGGAAGGTCTGAGCACGTGATGAAGAAGGCTGTTTGGGAAGACGAATTGGGAATGGCGGGTCCCGCCAGATGGCAGGACGTCAGCGTTAGAAGCTGGAACCAGCCCCCGAGACTAGGCAGGCAGATGTCAGACGGTGTTGGCGAGAAGTTGTTTCAGGACCTGTACCCGTTCATGCTTGGGGAGCACGGGCTGACCTCCCAGAGCAAAGGGAAGTCCCAATCACTGCCTCGAGTCCTTTCCCCTGAGAGCCTGAGTTGCATGGAGGTCCCCATCCCTTTGAGCGATGGCCATTTACCAGGTGTCCCTAAAGTGCCACTTCAGCCTCCAAATTGTGCTTCCAATTTGGAATCCACCAGGAACCCCAAGAAGGCTGGCACCTCGGCCCCCTTGCCCCAGCCCAGGTTTGGGAGACCCCTCAAGCCCCCGTCTTATGGCTCCCAGCCACACTCCAAGGCCGGAGCAGAAAATGGCAGCTACACAGACAGCCGGCAGCTGGACCCGGGTGCTGCCCACTCAGCCAGGACGAACAGTGCCAGGCAGGACCTCTACGGGCCTGACCCCGGCCTGGAGCCCCCAGTGTACGTGCCCCCACCCTCGTACAAGTCACCACCGCAGCCCGCCCCACACCCCTGCCCCGAGGAGGCAGTGTCCAGGCATGAGGGCAGAGGCCGCCGTGTACCGCAGCATCCAATGGAGAGGCCTGCTGCTGGCGGTCAGCCTCTTTCTGGCTCCCGGGGAGCTGGGAGTGAGTGGGGGGCCAGCCCATGCTCTCCTGTTGGTGTCCCCCCACAGCCCCACCACACCACGGCTTACGACGGCTCCATCCTGATAATTCCCTTCGACGACCCACGGATACGACACATTAAACTACCCCGACCCCATGGATTCTGGGAAGATGTGAAGCTGGATGGTGCGGTCCCTGCCCCTGACCCAAGAAGCCTGCAGCAGGAGGGGGCCGTGTGGGGCCcatcagggaaggagaggggtcCTGCCCCTGCTGATCCCAGCCCCTCGTGGCTGTGGGGCCAGCCCCCCAGGAATGGAGAAAACGGCAGCTCTCCTGACCAAAGAGACCCCTGCATTGTCACACAGAGAAAGCAGCCTGATGTGAGTGGCAGCCCACAGGAATATCCAGAAAGCCTGGTGTCCTCCCCGAGCCCCCAGGGCGAGAGTTCATGCGAGATGCAGACCCAGCTCAGAAAGTTCGAGGCAGGGCTGCAGCCCAAGAGAAGCTCAAAGAAAAAAACGAGCGAGACGATCTTTTGTTTGGTTTCCATCCCGGTGAAATCGGAGTCCCAGCTGCCAGGTACAGACACGAACAACAATGACCTGAAGCAGAGCGCGGCGTTACAGGAGCAGAGTGTGCTCAGCTTGTCCTCCACCGACCTGGAGCTCCAGGCGCTCACGGGCAGCATGGCCACGAGGACAGAGCTGCCAAGACCAGACCCAGGGGGCCCGGGACGGGGCCGGCAAGCAGACGACCTCAGATTTCCCAGCCCTGCAAAGCACCGCGCGCTCGCATGGCCTGGCCCATGGCCTGGGCACCACTTCCGAGACCAGCAAACACAAACCAGCTTCGCTCACGAACCTCAGAGCCTGCAGCCCCTCCCAGGGGAGAGGCCAGGGGGCTCCCCCGACCCCGTGCTGCCTCCAAGGTGTTTGGACCCCGCACCCTTCGAGGTTCAGATGCACATGGCGTTGGCATCCAGTGACCCGAACCAGAGGCCCGGGGCTCATTCCCCGAAAAGTCAAGGGTCCCTCAGCCCATCCAGCAACAGCGCCTTCTCCGGGTCTTCCTGGCCCCGGAACCAGGGCCCCGTGCCAAGGGCCAGCCTGGGTCAGCAGGGCTCTGATGGCCCTGGCCGCCGAGCCAGCCCCGTGTCCAGGGGCGAGGTGATCAAGGGGGAGACCACAGGCCCCTGCAATAGTAGACAGCTGTTCGGGCAGTTCCTCCTGAAGCCAGTAAGCCGCCGCCCCTGGGACTTGATCAGCCAGTTAGAGAGTTTCAACAAGGAGCttcaggaggaggaaggaagtagTGGCAGCAGCAGTGATGGTAGTGGCAGCGAGGACAGTGACACAGAGCTGCCCTGGGGGAGCTGTGCCCGCCCGGCACCCCAGCTGCCGGGCCTCCTGAAGGACATAGTGCCCGAGGACCCCAGGACCAGGCCGGGCAGAGTCAAGAGCAAGTCCGAGAGCTGGAGCGAGGAGGGGAGGCCTCGgtcccccaggccctggcaggcAGAAGGCAGAGGTTCCGTGTGGTTGTCGCCCCCCGGGAGCTGGATTGCTGAAGATGGGGACCGAGAGGTTGAGGACAGGGTGGCCCAGCTGGCAGTCAGCCCAAGGCCTGTGAAACGAGCAATATCTTCTGGGTTGAATGATGCAAAACCCGAGCCCCCACCCGATCCAGCAGAACAGAGGGAGCCCCTGCCCAGCCAGGAGCTCCTGGGCAGTCGCGGAGCTGTGGAGCTGAGTGCAGCCGGCCCTCCGAGGGCGGGCGGTGGGGAGCAGGGAAGCACAAGGGCGCCCCTCTCTCTTGCCGGCAAATCCCGGGGCCTGTCTGCACCAGACTTGAGGTCTGTGGGGCTGACGCTGGTGCAGGAGCACAGTACCAGCCAGCTAGCGGGGTCTCCGGGTGATGCCAATGCAATAGAAATACCCCCAAATGAGTCCCTCGAAGCCAGGGCCGCCAGGATCCTCGGCATCGAGGTGGCTGTGGAATCCCTGCTGCCAGGCGCCCAGAGGGCAGGGCAGAGACGGCACCCCGAGCCGGATGGAAGTGCCCTCAGACCCGAGTCCCCCAGACAGGAGGCAGCGGCCAGCTTGGCCCAGCCCAATGAGTCCACCGCACCCGCCGATGCCTTCTATGGCAGGAGGAAGTGCGGCTGGACCAAGAGCCCTCTGTTCGTAGGTGAGAGGGACAGCACCCGGGAGGTTCCCCGGGCCTCTGAGCCCGCGGATGTGGACGGGGCCGTCCCCACCAAGGCCCCCGAAACTCCGCCCAGCCCCCTGGAGTCCCAGCCTTTCCTTCCCAAGGACGTGGAGACAAAGCCACCCTTCAGGTCCACCTTGTTCCACTTTATAGAAAGGACCCCAAACTTGGCATTCTCAGAAAAGAAGCTCCGAAACACTTCCAGAGTGATCGAAAGTTTACAGGAGAAGCTGGTCTCCCCGCCCAGGAAGGCGGACCCAGACCGCCTGACGAGGATGAAGGAGGTGAGCTCTGTGTCTCGGATGAGGCTCCTGACTTCCCGGGCCGCGGACTCCGCGGAGGAGCCCAAGGCCGAGAGGGGCCCCGGGGCGTGGCTGGGAGGCCTGGTGGCTCCCAGTGCCGGGCACAAGCTCTCCGACCCTCAAGGTGCTCTGTCGCTGGAAGCAGATGGGCATCCAGCAGCACGAAGGGAGAACGGCGGCCGGGACTTCTGGTGCCCAGGTGAGGagtcaggcagaggggcgggCGTTCAGGTTGCATTTGACGTCCAGAGAACATCTAAATGCCTAGTGGGTAGATGATGAAACCTGAAGATTCAGAAAAGATGAGATCGACTCTGTGAATTATGGTGCTCAAAGAGTCTTTATTCTACCCAAGAATTATCCGGAAGCTTCTCTTAATAGTAAGACCTGGCATTTTAAATGATCCAGTCTTCATAGATATTGTCTATGTAAGTGACTAGATAAAATTACCTATATAAACACCCATGGGACCCCTAACTCTGAAGAGGTACATCAGTAAGCTATGCCAGCCAGGGTGTAGGCACCTTGATCGGTCTCCTAGGAGACTAGGGCGTTTGTATTCTGTTCTCTCCCCAGATAATAGACATTCCCCCAGATAACCctcggacttcccaggtggctctagtggtaaagaacccgcctgcaaatgcaggagacacgagaggtgtgagtttgatcctgagtcaggaagatcctctggaggaggacatgataacccacaccagtattcttgcctggagaatcccatggacagaggagcctggaggttacagtccatggggttgcaaagagtcggacacgactgaagcgaatgaAGCAGGAAGCGGATAACCTGCATTGCTTGGTTAGCCTAATGAGAAAAGACATACCCGAGTGATTCAATAAACTTCCTGCCCTGGGATTCTTAGCGAATCCTTTGTCCTCCATTGTTATCTCTTTTCGCCACCACACCATTCATGAAAGACTTGAGAGGTTTAGACAGAATTAGCAGTTTGCACTTTCTCAGCACCAGCCCACACGCCCCTCGAAGCCCATGGGCCCACCCTGTTTCTTCCAGCCCCTCAGCTCTGATCACTTGGCCCAGGGGAGCCGGTTCTGGCAACAGCCTCCTGCAGACCTGAAGCCCCACGTGTTCTCATCTTCCCAGGTCTCTCCAGTCTTCTTCGTTGTATAGACCACGGGGCAGGTTCTCACAGCGGGGACATTGTGCCCCCAAACACCGTTCTCTCTCCCAGCTCTGACAAGAGCAGGCGAGAGAGCCCTGGGAATTTCTGGTCCAGGCCTGGGGGTTATCAACGATATTACCAGTTATATTCCCTATACGTGCTTCAAGGAGGGGAGGCGTCCATCTTGAACTACCGACTGGAAGGGGCCTTTTTCCGGGAGGGGCAAGGGTGCCCTGTCCTCAGTGGTCTGGCGCTGCCCCTACCCCAGCCCGTCCTGGCAGCCAAGCCCTTCTATCTGCCTAGCTGCCCTGACCGGGTtggtcctccccacccctgccgctctgctttctgttttgaaatcagGTTTATAAGGAGATGGAAAAGATCACTTGTTTCAGCTGGAAGAATCCCGAAAtttttgttcaattaaaaaaaaaatcttcacattttttaagttttctcccAAATGCAGAGGAATCCTTAATGCTCCCACCCTCTCATAGAATCCAGGATCGACGGAAGCCGTCTGTCAGGGCCCTCCTGGGTCATCTGAGTGACCACGTTGGTCTTTGCTGTGGGAGAGAACAGCAGGGGTGTGGAGCCTCGGCCGTTCCGTGGAAAGAGCTCCATGGCCCACCTGTGAGCCGTTGTGAGGCTGCAGCAGGAGacctcccccgacccccaccaAAAATAGACCCCCTGGCTATTCGAAAGCCATCAtaggctttttcttttaattgaaggataattactttacagaattgtgttgttttctgtcagactatcaacgtgaatcagccatagatgtacatatgtcccctgtGCCGCAAGCTTTTAAAGTgagtttcttatctgtaaagtaaATCAGGCTGAGAGTGTTAGTCCTCCTGAGAATTAGAAGAATTTTAAAGGAAGATGCATCCTGTTataagaaaaacatcattttGTAGAGATTTCTATGCCTCCATCCATGGCCACGTATTTTGGGGAATGTGTTATaaaatttctagtttcattcagCTCTCCCTCAATTCTCAGCCTGAGTATCTGGCATGTGAATGGGGTCAGATGGGTGTCTGAAATCCCCCAGATAACGTCAGTTTCCATTTTAACCAGCCATTCAGACACCCTCACCTGTGACTTAATATTATCTATCTTGTAGCTGTAGTTTCCAACCATTagaaatttttaattacttttttgccATTCCGTTTGGTGCATTTGCTGTTTAATACACAATAAGATGACCAAAAATCTCAAGGCAGAGAGCTCCTTGTGGGGACAGCTTCCTGAAGTGGCCACATAGCGAGACCTATAAGGGCGACTGCTCATGTGTGCAGCCACTCATGTACCCCCTTCAGCCTTCCACATGCTGGTCACCAGGTCTCACTGTGCAAAGCCAGTCCTTCCAAGAGGCCTTAATCGAGGTAGGAAAGCCTTGTTGCTCATAAgcttttggactctccttttgatgtatttttatcAATTTAAACACAAAAGTCATCATCTCCATCCTCGCCCAACCCCTGCCTCTGTCACCTCAGGGTGTGGGACCCGCTTCACTGCCCCAGAGTCACAGCCCacttaaattcaaattttgttcTGGAGTTTTCAAACAATATCGTACCTCATATATCTGTAAATCACCCCCCCACACATTCTTCTAGAACTTTATTATCTGTGTTATGTACCCATCATATCATAAAGACTTGCCTTCAGCTTAAAGACAGTCATTTCAGCTAACATTGTTTTAGTGGTTTTCGGTCGGGGGAGCTCTGGCTAAGAAATCAGCAGCTCAAAACTAATTCAGGTCACAGCATTCCCATCTCCGCTGGATGGATTATGTCAGAAGCCTAATCCGGCGCATCAGTGTCTGAGCCTGCTGGTCTGGTCCCGTCCACCTCCGCTGGCCGCTCTCCTGGTACACGTTCAGGAGGAGAGTGGGGACAGCTTGTCCTCTTCGGGCCTGGGGTGGGGATAACCAGGGCAAGCTTGAGGGGAGCCTCATGATGCCATTAGAAGGCTGGGCGTCAGCACATCCTCACAGGTGGTAGCCTTCGAGGGTGTTCATATGCAAAATACCCACCAGGGTGGGCCTTAGTGATCTGTCTTCCCCCGACACAGTGCCCACAGGAACCAGGAGGGGCATGACTTCCCTGTACTCTGGCACCTCTGCCGGCCAGTGTGGTGGCCCCTGGTCACATGTGGCTCCTGAGCACTTGAAACATGGCTCGTCCCAATTGAGATGGCCTGTAAATGTGTGATACGCATGCCAGAGTTCAAAgacatcaccaaaaaaaaaaaaaaatctaagatgtcccaataattttttttggttACCTGTTGAAATGATAACATTTTGGATATATTTGGTGACATGATATGCACCATTGAAACTATTTTCACCTGCTTCCTTTTGTTTGCCCTAACATGGCTACTAAAAACTTTACCATGCTGCGGCTcacattgtatttttattgaacCCGACCCTCCATGGTCTAAAGAAGGAGTCCTTGGTCATACTGATTTCTCTCTGTGGTTCTGTCACTGGGTCCTCAGCTTCAGCAGTTGGGGTTGGGCTGCAGGCATGTCCTATAGGGCAGTCTCCACATACCTGCCCTCAGGTGGGCTGCTGAGGGCCGGGCTCTAtgtccctggaggctcagcccCTTGAGGCCTCTCCTTGCCGCCAGCGCGCCCTTTCATCCTTTCATGACCACCCACCTCCATCTCATCTTCGCTCATGGGGGTCCCCCAGAATCGGCACTGAATGAGGCCAGCTGAGCTCAGAGAGGGGCTCAGCTACTAAGACCCATGTTGTCACAGTGGGTGTTAAGTGTAGACCCGCAGAAGGCAGCTTGTTCATGGGATCTCTGCCTGCTTTCAACAAGACGGGCACTTGGTGCTGTTTGAGGAGCAGCAGACCCCTTCCAAAAAGTGGAGCCTGTCCCAAGTGCGATAAACGCTGTCTTAGTTGTCGCAGTTGTGGTGTCTCATCATAAGTACATCCCAAGGAGTCAAGAAGGTGTGtggtgtgttagtcgttcagtcgtgtctttgcgaccccatggactataacccgccaggctcctctgtccaggggattctccaggccagaatactggagtgggttgtcgtgccctcctccaggggattgtcccaacccaggaatctaagctaggtctcctgcattgcaggcagattctttaccatctgagccaccaaggaagctcaagaatattggagtgggtaacctatcccttctccaggggatcttcctgacccaggaatcgaaccgggttctcctgcattgcaggtggattctttaccagctgagctaccggggaagcccaaagtccctcagtcgtgtctgactctttgtgagcccatggatggtaaccctccaggctcctctgtccagggggtactccaggcaagaatactggagtgggttgccatttcctcctccattgtCAAGATGTGCAGAGGACACAGCAAGATATCTTGCTGCCAGAGAAGTGGGACTCTGCATGGCCTTCAGAATGCACTGTCGTCCAGAGGGGTTGAGGAAGAGATGGCTCTGTGATAGTTTTAATACCTGTTAAATTGTACCGTCCTTCCAGACTTCTTACGTATTTGCTCTTAAGAACTTAGGAGCCCTTTGAACTGCCATGGGAGGAGATTCTGACCATAGGAGGTACACGTGTGAGCCTCAGATTTGCCTGGACCCCAGAGATCTGTAATGCCCGAGGGCCCAGCCACAGCCCAAGTGATGATCTAGGACCGTTGTTCTATTGTATGGTGTCCCTTTTTAGAAACCGGGGCCACTTGGGCCCCGTGTGTGTAGCTGTAGAGTGGATCAGCATGGCAACTCAGACTCACACACACTGCTGTGTGTGGAAGGCTGGCGGGTGAGCCTGCAGCCGGGGCCTGCATGCTGGCTGTGGGGTCAGAGATAGGAGGCCTGCCATCACCAGGCCCAGTTCTCAGGGTTTCAGCCCCACCCTGGGACATCACTGGTCCCACGGCAAGCTTTCCTTAGAGTTGCCGTTAACGTACATGCACACAATATCCTGCTTAGCGTCAGCTGAGAGCGTCGCTACTGCTTTACAAGAGTTGCAGTTAAAGTGAATTATGTTCCCTGTGAACAACAGGAAGGGACGGTCAAAATACTAAGCTGCCCCCATTTCCCATCTGTGAT is a genomic window of Bos mutus isolate GX-2022 chromosome 13, NWIPB_WYAK_1.1, whole genome shotgun sequence containing:
- the JCAD gene encoding junctional cadherin 5-associated protein isoform X1, whose product is MYSVEDLLISHGYKLSRKLPAPHEDDGERRQPARTTVPTGPSLLNGCDDGPAALPRGKASPGTGLLSDPESRRLGPRGHGERPSTAAAARISEAGFYHQPVLAWSSQPLTSRSHAYWRRREQEAREDPGSRGPVPSLPAHPREGPWEVGGRSEHVMKKAVWEDELGMAGPARWQDVSVRSWNQPPRLGRQMSDGVGEKLFQDLYPFMLGEHGLTSQSKGKSQSLPRVLSPESLSCMEVPIPLSDGHLPGVPKVPLQPPNCASNLESTRNPKKAGTSAPLPQPRFGRPLKPPSYGSQPHSKAGAENGSYTDSRQLDPGAAHSARTNSARQDLYGPDPGLEPPVYVPPPSYKSPPQPAPHPCPEEAVSRHEGRGRRVPQHPMERPAAGGQPLSGSRGAGSEWGASPCSPVGVPPQPHHTTAYDGSILIIPFDDPRIRHIKLPRPHGFWEDVKLDGAVPAPDPRSLQQEGAVWGPSGKERGPAPADPSPSWLWGQPPRNGENGSSPDQRDPCIVTQRKQPDVSGSPQEYPESLVSSPSPQGESSCEMQTQLRKFEAGLQPKRSSKKKTSETIFCLVSIPVKSESQLPGTDTNNNDLKQSAALQEQSVLSLSSTDLELQALTGSMATRTELPRPDPGGPGRGRQADDLRFPSPAKHRALAWPGPWPGHHFRDQQTQTSFAHEPQSLQPLPGERPGGSPDPVLPPRCLDPAPFEVQMHMALASSDPNQRPGAHSPKSQGSLSPSSNSAFSGSSWPRNQGPVPRASLGQQGSDGPGRRASPVSRGEVIKGETTGPCNSRQLFGQFLLKPVSRRPWDLISQLESFNKELQEEEGSSGSSSDGSGSEDSDTELPWGSCARPAPQLPGLLKDIVPEDPRTRPGRVKSKSESWSEEGRPRSPRPWQAEGRGSVWLSPPGSWIAEDGDREVEDRVAQLAVSPRPVKRAISSGLNDAKPEPPPDPAEQREPLPSQELLGSRGAVELSAAGPPRAGGGEQGSTRAPLSLAGKSRGLSAPDLRSVGLTLVQEHSTSQLAGSPGDANAIEIPPNESLEARAARILGIEVAVESLLPGAQRAGQRRHPEPDGSALRPESPRQEAAASLAQPNESTAPADAFYGRRKCGWTKSPLFVGERDSTREVPRASEPADVDGAVPTKAPETPPSPLESQPFLPKDVETKPPFRSTLFHFIERTPNLAFSEKKLRNTSRVIESLQEKLVSPPRKADPDRLTRMKEVSSVSRMRLLTSRAADSAEEPKAERGPGAWLGGLVAPSAGHKLSDPQGALSLEADGHPAARRENGGRDFWCPGEESGRGAGVQVAFDVQRTSKCLVGR
- the JCAD gene encoding junctional cadherin 5-associated protein isoform X3, whose translation is MYSVEDLLISHGYKLSRKLPAPHEDDGERRQPARTTVPTGPSLLNGCDDGPAALPRGKASPGTGLLSDPESRRLGPRGHGERPSTAAAARISEAGFYHQPVLAWSSQPLTSRSHAYWRRREQEAREDPGSRGPVPSLPAHPREGPWEVGGRSEHVMKKAVWEDELGMAGPARWQDVSVRSWNQPPRLGRQMSDGVGEKLFQDLYPFMLGEHGLTSQSKGKSQSLPRVLSPESLSCMEVPIPLSDGHLPGVPKVPLQPPNCASNLESTRNPKKAGTSAPLPQPRFGRPLKPPSYGSQPHSKAGAENGSYTDSRQLDPGAAHSARTNSARQDLYGPDPGLEPPVYVPPPSYKSPPQPAPHPCPEEAVSRHEGRGRRVPQHPMERPAAGGQPLSGSRGAGSEWGASPCSPVGVPPQPHHTTAYDGSILIIPFDDPRIRHIKLPRPHGFWEDVKLDGAVPAPDPRSLQQEGAVWGPSGKERGPAPADPSPSWLWGQPPRNGENGSSPDQRDPCIVTQRKQPDVSGSPQEYPESLVSSPSPQGESSCEMQTQLRKFEAGLQPKRSSKKKTSETIFCLVSIPVKSESQLPGTDTNNNDLKQSAALQEQSVLSLSSTDLELQALTGSMATRTELPRPDPGGPGRGRQADDLRFPSPAKHRALAWPGPWPGHHFRDQQTQTSFAHEPQSLQPLPGERPGGSPDPVLPPRCLDPAPFEVQMHMALASSDPNQRPGAHSPKSQGSLSPSSNSAFSGSSWPRNQGPVPRASLGQQGSDGPGRRASPVSRGEVIKGETTGPCNSRQLFGQFLLKPVSRRPWDLISQLESFNKELQEEEGSSGSSSDGSGSEDSDTELPWGSCARPAPQLPGLLKDIVPEDPRTRPGRVKSKSESWSEEGRPRSPRPWQAEGRGSVWLSPPGSWIAEDGDREVEDRVAQLAVSPRPVKRAISSGLNDAKPEPPPDPAEQREPLPSQELLGSRGAVELSAAGPPRAGGGEQGSTRAPLSLAGKSRGLSAPDLRSVGLTLVQEHSTSQLAGSPGDANAIEIPPNESLEARAARILGIEVAVESLLPGAQRAGQRRHPEPDGSALRPESPRQEAAASLAQPNESTAPADAFYGRRKCGWTKSPLFVGERDSTREVPRASEPADVDGAVPTKAPETPPSPLESQPFLPKDVETKPPFRSTLFHFIERTPNLAFSEKKLRNTSRVIESLQEKLVSPPRKADPDRLTRMKEVSSVSRMRLLTSRAADSAEEPKAERGPGAWLGGLVAPSAGHKLSDPQGALSLEADGHPAARRENGGRDFWCPDNRHSPR
- the JCAD gene encoding junctional cadherin 5-associated protein isoform X2, which produces MYSVEDLLISHGYKLSRKLPAPHEDDGERRQPARTTVPTGPSLLNGCDDGPAALPRGKASPGTGLLSDPESRRLGPRGHGERPSTAAAARISEAGFYHQPVLAWSSQPLTSRSHAYWRRREQEAREDPGSRGPVPSLPAHPREGPWEVGGRSEHVMKKAVWEDELGMAGPARWQDVSVRSWNQPPRLGRQMSDGVGEKLFQDLYPFMLGEHGLTSQSKGKSQSLPRVLSPESLSCMEVPIPLSDGHLPGVPKVPLQPPNCASNLESTRNPKKAGTSAPLPQPRFGRPLKPPSYGSQPHSKAGAENGSYTDSRQLDPGAAHSARTNSARQDLYGPDPGLEPPVYVPPPSYKSPPQPAPHPCPEEAVSRHEGRGRRVPQHPMERPAAGGQPLSGSRGAGSEWGASPCSPVGVPPQPHHTTAYDGSILIIPFDDPRIRHIKLPRPHGFWEDVKLDGAVPAPDPRSLQQEGAVWGPSGKERGPAPADPSPSWLWGQPPRNGENGSSPDQRDPCIVTQRKQPDVSGSPQEYPESLVSSPSPQGESSCEMQTQLRKFEAGLQPKRSSKKKTSETIFCLVSIPVKSESQLPGTDTNNNDLKQSAALQEQSVLSLSSTDLELQALTGSMATRTELPRPDPGGPGRGRQADDLRFPSPAKHRALAWPGPWPGHHFRDQQTQTSFAHEPQSLQPLPGERPGGSPDPVLPPRCLDPAPFEVQMHMALASSDPNQRPGAHSPKSQGSLSPSSNSAFSGSSWPRNQGPVPRASLGQQGSDGPGRRASPVSRGEVIKGETTGPCNSRQLFGQFLLKPVSRRPWDLISQLESFNKELQEEEGSSGSSSDGSGSEDSDTELPWGSCARPAPQLPGLLKDIVPEDPRTRPGRVKSKSESWSEEGRPRSPRPWQAEGRGSVWLSPPGSWIAEDGDREVEDRVAQLAVSPRPVKRAISSGLNDAKPEPPPDPAEQREPLPSQELLGSRGAVELSAAGPPRAGGGEQGSTRAPLSLAGKSRGLSAPDLRSVGLTLVQEHSTSQLAGSPGDANAIEIPPNESLEARAARILGIEVAVESLLPGAQRAGQRRHPEPDGSALRPESPRQEAAASLAQPNESTAPADAFYGRRKCGWTKSPLFVGERDSTREVPRASEPADVDGAVPTKAPETPPSPLESQPFLPKDVETKPPFRSTLFHFIERTPNLAFSEKKLRNTSRVIESLQEKLVSPPRKADPDRLTRMKEVSSVSRMRLLTSRAADSAEEPKAERGPGAWLGGLVAPSAGHKLSDPQGALSLEADGHPAARRENGGRDFWCPDSYDPSRVERV